In one Sphingomonas sanguinis genomic region, the following are encoded:
- a CDS encoding zinc-dependent alcohol dehydrogenase family protein — MKAMILDAPGGLERLRPVDRPDPGAPGPGMIRVRLHATSLNYHDYGIVSGRMPTGDGRIPMADGAGVVEAVGEGVTDFVAGDAVVSCFFPDWQEGPPRIGDFSRVPGDGIDGYACELVVVPATAFTRAPRGYDHAEAATITTAGLTAWRSLVVDGGLKAGDRVLVLGTGGVSIWALQIARMMGAQVVVTSSSDEKLERACSLGAAHTINYRTHPEWGKLAHEWAGEGVDHVVEVGGPGTLAQSIDAVRIGGHLHLIGVLTGIAGDVPTATLMSKQARLQGLIVGSRRMQMEFVRALDDAAFRPVIDRRFGLGDLGEAFRLQESGGHFGKIAVTF, encoded by the coding sequence ATGAAGGCGATGATCCTCGACGCACCGGGCGGACTGGAGCGTCTGCGACCGGTCGACCGACCCGACCCCGGTGCGCCGGGGCCGGGCATGATCCGAGTCCGGTTGCACGCCACATCGCTCAACTATCATGACTATGGGATCGTGTCGGGCCGGATGCCGACCGGGGATGGGCGCATCCCGATGGCGGACGGCGCGGGCGTCGTCGAGGCGGTCGGCGAGGGCGTGACCGACTTCGTTGCGGGCGATGCCGTCGTCTCCTGCTTCTTCCCCGACTGGCAGGAAGGGCCGCCCCGGATCGGCGATTTCTCGCGGGTGCCGGGTGACGGGATCGACGGCTATGCCTGCGAGCTGGTGGTCGTCCCGGCCACCGCCTTCACCCGCGCACCCAGGGGTTATGACCATGCGGAAGCCGCAACCATCACGACCGCCGGATTGACCGCATGGCGCAGTCTGGTCGTCGATGGCGGGTTGAAAGCGGGTGACCGGGTGCTGGTGCTCGGGACAGGGGGCGTGTCGATCTGGGCGCTTCAGATCGCCCGGATGATGGGGGCGCAGGTCGTCGTCACCTCGTCCTCCGACGAGAAGCTGGAGCGGGCGTGTTCGTTGGGGGCCGCGCATACGATCAACTATCGAACCCACCCCGAATGGGGAAAGCTCGCCCATGAATGGGCGGGCGAGGGTGTCGACCATGTGGTCGAGGTCGGCGGGCCGGGAACGCTGGCCCAGTCGATCGACGCGGTTCGGATCGGCGGGCATCTCCACCTGATCGGCGTGCTGACCGGCATAGCGGGCGACGTGCCGACCGCGACCCTTATGAGCAAGCAGGCACGGCTCCAGGGCCTGATCGTCGGCAGCCGCCGGATGCAGATGGAGTTCGTCCGCGCGCTCGACGATGCGGCGTTCCGACCCGTGATTGACCGCCGCTTTGGGCTGGGCGACCTTGGCGAGGCCTTCCGCCTGCAGGAGAGCGGAGGGCATTTCGGCAAGATCGCCGTGACGTTCTGA
- a CDS encoding S1 family peptidase, with protein sequence MCLLSPNPAVAQGRLPLDGRAALELDAAEYAALSGQTQTAAARELAVQEASVPLTDALKAEFADRLAGLSVGHAPFHIDLLLIGDEPVADRVAQVAGSPVMVRFRTGAYATHSQLIVALALHQTEIRASLTQPPGIGVDPRIGALVVMVSRADAEAEPGDALRDRIARIAGVPVRIATLDAPDSDLADLQGGARLTGIDPGNGRRYACTSGFVVRRGRDSAVVTAAHCPDNLVWTDAERREHPLPFLGQWGWGYQDVQVNGSPVPLLPAFWSDTAKTVSRSVTGQRSRDQTRAGDIVCHRGERTGYSCAEVWIPDFAPAGDLCGGGCTPTWVAVRGPTCRSGDSGGPVFLGGIAYGIVKGGSYRGGDGSCAFYYYMSVDFLPDGWLLATG encoded by the coding sequence ATGTGCCTGTTGTCACCCAACCCCGCAGTCGCGCAGGGCAGGCTGCCGCTGGATGGTCGAGCAGCGCTCGAACTGGATGCAGCGGAATATGCCGCGCTGTCCGGACAGACGCAGACGGCGGCCGCGCGGGAACTGGCGGTGCAGGAGGCGTCGGTGCCGCTGACCGATGCGCTGAAGGCCGAGTTCGCCGATCGCCTTGCCGGATTGTCGGTCGGTCACGCGCCGTTTCATATCGACCTGTTGCTGATTGGGGACGAGCCCGTTGCCGACCGGGTGGCGCAGGTGGCAGGCAGCCCGGTTATGGTCCGCTTTCGCACCGGCGCCTATGCGACCCATAGCCAGCTGATCGTCGCCCTGGCGCTCCACCAGACGGAGATACGCGCGAGCCTAACCCAGCCGCCAGGCATCGGTGTCGATCCCCGGATCGGAGCGCTGGTCGTGATGGTCTCGCGCGCGGATGCCGAAGCGGAGCCGGGCGATGCCTTGCGCGACCGGATCGCCCGGATCGCAGGCGTGCCGGTGCGGATCGCGACGCTAGATGCGCCAGACAGCGATCTGGCCGACCTTCAAGGTGGCGCGCGGCTGACCGGTATCGATCCCGGCAATGGTCGACGCTATGCCTGCACCAGCGGCTTCGTCGTTCGGCGTGGGCGTGACAGCGCGGTCGTCACCGCCGCCCATTGCCCCGACAATCTGGTCTGGACCGATGCCGAGCGCCGCGAGCATCCGCTGCCCTTTCTGGGGCAATGGGGATGGGGCTATCAGGATGTGCAGGTGAATGGCAGCCCCGTGCCACTGCTTCCCGCCTTCTGGAGCGACACGGCCAAGACGGTCAGCCGCAGCGTGACCGGGCAGCGATCCCGCGACCAGACCCGCGCGGGCGACATCGTCTGCCACCGCGGCGAGCGGACCGGCTATAGCTGTGCCGAAGTCTGGATACCTGATTTCGCCCCGGCCGGAGACCTGTGCGGCGGTGGCTGCACGCCGACCTGGGTAGCAGTGCGCGGACCGACCTGTCGTAGCGGCGATAGCGGCGGACCGGTGTTTCTGGGCGGCATCGCTTACGGCATCGTTAAGGGCGGCAGCTATCGCGGTGGCGACGGCAGCTGCGCCTTTTATTATTATATGTCAGTCGATTTCCTGCCCGACGGGTGGTTGCTGGCGACCGGCTGA